Below is a genomic region from Lonsdalea populi.
GAAGGCGTGCTGACGTTTGTCGATTCTCTGATGATGGGGTGCGCCGTGCTGGTGGTGATGTGCACACAGCTCAGCTGGCAATTGACGCTGCTGTCTTTGGCGCCAATGCCGATCATGTCCATCATTATCAAGCACTACGGTACGCAGCTGCACCACCGTTTCAAAGCCGCTCAAGCGGCGTTTTCAATGCTGAATAATCAGACGCAGGAAAGCCTGACCAGTATCCGGATGATCAAATCGTTTGGGCTGGAGGATTATCAGTCTCAGCGTTTCGCCGAAGTCGCCGCCGACACGGGTGCCAAAAATATGCGAGTGGCACGCGTGGATGCGCGGTTCGACCCAACAATTTATATTGCTGTTGCATTGTCCAACCTTCTGGCAATTGGTGGCGGCAGTTGGATGGTGATCCATGGGACGATGACGCTGGGCGAATTGACCAGCTTCGTCATGTATTTGGGACTGATGATTTGGCCGATGTTGGCGCTAGCCTGGATGTTAAACATCGTTGAACGTGGCAGTGCCGGCTATAGCCGTATCCGTCAGCTCCTGTCCGAGAAACCGGTGGTGGTTGATGGTGTTCAGCCTCTGCCGGACGAGCCCGGAACGCTGGCGGCAAATATTCAGGCATTTCATTATCCGCAGCACGGTCAGACCGTATTACATAACGTCAGTTTCACGCTGCAACCGGGAAGAATGCTGGGGCTCTGCGGCCCCACGGGTTCCGGAAAAAGTACGTTGATCGCTTTGTTGCTGCGTTCATTCGATGTGGAGGAGGGAAGAATCTCTTACCACGGGCTTCCCCTCGACAGTATTCGTCTGGATGACCTGAGGAGCCGGTTCGCCGTCGTGGGACAAACGCCGTTCCTGTTTGCGGATACGGTAGCAGGCAATATTGCCTTGGGACGACCGGATGCGACCAAAGCGCAAATTGAGGAAGCGGCGCGTCTGGCGAATGTTCACGACGATATTCTGCGTTTGCCGCAGGGGTATGAGACCGAAGTGGGCGAGCGCGGCGTCATGCTCTCCGGCGGTCAGAAGCAGCGGATTGCTATTGCCCGCGCGCTCCTGCTGGAAGCCGAGGTGCTGGTGCTGGATGATGCCTTGTCTGCCGTGGACGGACGCACCGAACACGAAATATTGAACAACCTGCGTGAGTGGGGTGAAAGGCGCACGCTGATCATCAGCGCACACCGGCTTTCCGCCTTGGTCAACGCGGATGAAATCCTCGTGCTGCAACAGGGCCAGGTGGCGCAGCGCGGCAATCATCAGGCGTTGTCACTCGAATCAGGTTGGTATCAGGACATGTATCGTTACCAGCAACTGGAAGCCGCATTGGACGAGCCGACGTCGCTTGAGGAGGTCAAAGGTGAATAATTCACATCCGCTCTGGCCGACGCTGAAACGTCTACTGGCCTACGGCTCACCCTGGCGTAAGCCGCTGGCGGTAGGCGTGGTGATGCTCTGGGTTGCGGCGGCGGCTGAAGTCGCAGGACCCATACTCATCAGTTATTTTATCGACCATCTCGTCTCAAAAGGGCAGTTCCCGCTGATGTTGGCCAGCGGTTTGGCGGCAGTTTACGTGTTGCTGCAACTCCTCGCCGCATCACTGCACTACCTGCAATCGTTGACCTTTAATCGGGTTGCGGTGGGCGTCGTACAGCAATTACGCATCGATGTGATGGACGCCGCGTTACGTCAACCGCTGTCGACGTTCGATACTCAGCCTGTCGGGCAACTGATTTCCCGGGTGACGAACGATACGGAAGTGGTCCGGGATCTCTACGTGATGGTGGTGGCGACGGTGCTGCGCAGCGCGGCGCTCATCAGCGCCATGATGGTGGCGATGTTCAGCCTTGATTGGCGTATGGCGCTCGTTGCGCTGACCATTTTTCCGGCTGTGATGGTGGTGATGGTTATTTACCAGCGCTATAGTACGCCCATCGTGCGCCGTGTGCGTAGTTATCTGGCGGATATCAACGATGGCTTTAACGAAGTCATCAGTGGTATGAGCGTCATTCAGCAATTTCGTCAGCAGGCTCGGTTCGGCAAACGCCTGAGTGAAGTCAGTCAAAAGCACTATTTAGCGCGTATGCAAACGCTGCGTCTGGAAGGCTTTCTGTTACGTCCGCTGCTGAGCCTGTTTTCCGCGTTGGTGATGTGCGGGCTTCTGTTGCAGTTCGGCTTTAGCTCGGTCGGCTCGGTAGGTGTTGGCGTGTTATATGCCTTCATTAACTATCTTGGACGGCTCAACGAACCCTTGATTGAGCTGACGACTCAGCAGTCGATGCTGCAGCAAGCCGTCGTGGCCGGAGAGCGTATTTTCGCGCTGATGGATGGCACGCGTCAGGATTATGGCGACGATTTACGTCCCCTAGCCAGCGGGCGCATTGATATCGGCGATGTAACTTTCTCTTACCGCAGCGGCAAGCCGGTATTACGTAACATCAATCTGCACATCCCTGATAAGGGATTTGTCGCGCTGGTGGGGCATACCGGCAGCGGCAAGAGCACGCTGGCGAATCTGCTTATGGGGTATTACACCCCCGATATTGGCGTCATTCGGCTGGATCAGCGTCCGCTGCCGACGTTGTCTCACACCGTGCTGCGCAGCAATGTGGCAATGGTTCAGCAGGATCCGGTGGTCCTCGCGGACTCGGTCTATGCAAACGTCACGTTGGGTCGAGATATCGATGAAGAGAACGTGTGGCACGTGCTGAAAATGGTGCAACTGGCTGAGCTGGTCAGGGATATGCCTGAGGGGATTCATAGCCGAATCGGCGAGCAGGGTAATAACCTTTCCGTGGGGCAAAAACAGCTGCTTGCGCTGGCCCGCGTACTGGTGAATTCGCCTAAAGTGCTCATTCTTGATGAGGCGACCGCTAATATCGATTCTGGAACCGAACAAGCTATCCAGAAGGCGCTACGGTTGATTAGAGTTCAAACCACGCTGGTGGTCATCGCCCACCGCTTATCCACCATCGTCGAGGCGGACAATATTCTGGTGCTTAACCACGGAGAAATTGCTGAGCAGGGAACACATATGCAATTGCTGGCTCAGCAAGGACGTTATTATCAGATGTATCAGCTACAGCTGGCAGGACAAGCCCTTGCAGAGGCTAAACGCTACGACACTGACACTGCGGAGATGTCTTTCTAGACTCCCTCTAAACCGCGTCTGATTGTTGGTACGCACCATAACTTGGCAGAGATTCTCCTGCCAAAAGGTGGCATGCACCGGAATTAGGCGTCACGCACAAAAATGGTGCGCTGGTTGTGTGCGCTTTCATTCCTGATCGTCCATACTTTATTCAAACGCGATTTCCGCGATGCGCGCATTCATCACCTTTCACCGCTTTTCCAACGTCGAATCATTTATGGCACATCAATTGCTTTCAATGATGGCGTAGAGACATTGGATAGTGACGGCACAGGCCTGAACTTAACGGGTTAAGGGGGATGAGAATGAAACTGGTGACTGTGGTAATTAAACCATTCAAGTTGGAAGACGTGCGAGAAGCCCTGTCTTCTATTGGTATTCAAGGTCTTACCGTCACAGAGGTGAAGGGGTTCGGACGCCAAAAGGGCCATGCGGAATTGTACCGCGGCGCGGAATACAGTGTGAACTTCTTGCCTAAAGTGAAAATAGATATCGCTATCGCTGACGATCAGCTCGATGAAGTGATTGATGTGATCAGCAAAGCCGCCTACACCGGCAAGATTGGCGACGGTAAGATCTTTGTCGCCGAATTACAGCGCGTCATTCGCATCCGTACCGGCGAAACAGATGAAGCTGCACTATAACAACTACCTGATTTAGCCTTATAAATAGGGATGAATGAAAATGAAAAAACTATCCTTCTTGTCTGGTCTGGGTACCGCAGCTATGCTCCCAGCATGCGCCATGGCAGACACTGCAGCACCAGTGATTGATAAAGCCGATAATGCTTTCATGATGATTTGTACTGCTTTGGTGCTTTTTATGACCATTCCGGGTATTGCGCTGTTCTACGGCGGTTTGATTCGTTCTAAAAACGTCCTGTCCGTACTGTCCCAGGTTATTGTCGCCTTCGCGCTGGTTTGTCTGCTATGGGTCACCTATGGCTACAGCGTTGCGTTCAGCTCTGGCAACGCCTTTTTCGGCGGTCTAAGCAACTTTATGCTGAATGGCATCGATATTAATTCTCAGAGCGGTACGTTCTACCAGTACATCCACGTCGCCTTCCAAGGCTCCTTCGCGTGCATCACCGTTGCTCTCGTAATTGGTGCTCTGGCGGAGCGTATTCGTTTCTCCGCCGCGCTGATTTTTGTGGTCCTGTGGCTAACATTGTCCTACCTGCCAATGACTCACATGGTATGGGGTGGCGGCTATTTGGCTGCTGACGGCGCCCTAGACTTTGCAGGTGGCACTGTAGTGCATATCAACGCCGCAGTTGCGGGGCTGGTTGGCGCGATCTTGCTGGGTAAACGCGTTGGCTTCGGCAAAGAAGCATTCAAACCTCATAATCTGCCGATGGTGTGCATCGGTACCGCTATCCTGTATATCGGTTGGTTCGGCTTCAACGCCGGTTCTG
It encodes:
- a CDS encoding SmdA family multidrug ABC transporter permease/ATP-binding protein; this encodes MRLFAQLGWYFRREWKRYLGAVILLIVIAILQLLPPALVGIVVDGVTQHDMPAATAMGWIGLMALSAVLTYVLRYFWRVLLFGASYQLAVELRGDFYRQLSRQHPAFYLRHRTGDLIARATNDVDRVVFAAGEGVLTFVDSLMMGCAVLVVMCTQLSWQLTLLSLAPMPIMSIIIKHYGTQLHHRFKAAQAAFSMLNNQTQESLTSIRMIKSFGLEDYQSQRFAEVAADTGAKNMRVARVDARFDPTIYIAVALSNLLAIGGGSWMVIHGTMTLGELTSFVMYLGLMIWPMLALAWMLNIVERGSAGYSRIRQLLSEKPVVVDGVQPLPDEPGTLAANIQAFHYPQHGQTVLHNVSFTLQPGRMLGLCGPTGSGKSTLIALLLRSFDVEEGRISYHGLPLDSIRLDDLRSRFAVVGQTPFLFADTVAGNIALGRPDATKAQIEEAARLANVHDDILRLPQGYETEVGERGVMLSGGQKQRIAIARALLLEAEVLVLDDALSAVDGRTEHEILNNLREWGERRTLIISAHRLSALVNADEILVLQQGQVAQRGNHQALSLESGWYQDMYRYQQLEAALDEPTSLEEVKGE
- a CDS encoding SmdB family multidrug efflux ABC transporter permease/ATP-binding protein, producing MNNSHPLWPTLKRLLAYGSPWRKPLAVGVVMLWVAAAAEVAGPILISYFIDHLVSKGQFPLMLASGLAAVYVLLQLLAASLHYLQSLTFNRVAVGVVQQLRIDVMDAALRQPLSTFDTQPVGQLISRVTNDTEVVRDLYVMVVATVLRSAALISAMMVAMFSLDWRMALVALTIFPAVMVVMVIYQRYSTPIVRRVRSYLADINDGFNEVISGMSVIQQFRQQARFGKRLSEVSQKHYLARMQTLRLEGFLLRPLLSLFSALVMCGLLLQFGFSSVGSVGVGVLYAFINYLGRLNEPLIELTTQQSMLQQAVVAGERIFALMDGTRQDYGDDLRPLASGRIDIGDVTFSYRSGKPVLRNINLHIPDKGFVALVGHTGSGKSTLANLLMGYYTPDIGVIRLDQRPLPTLSHTVLRSNVAMVQQDPVVLADSVYANVTLGRDIDEENVWHVLKMVQLAELVRDMPEGIHSRIGEQGNNLSVGQKQLLALARVLVNSPKVLILDEATANIDSGTEQAIQKALRLIRVQTTLVVIAHRLSTIVEADNILVLNHGEIAEQGTHMQLLAQQGRYYQMYQLQLAGQALAEAKRYDTDTAEMSF
- the glnK gene encoding P-II family nitrogen regulator, which produces MKLVTVVIKPFKLEDVREALSSIGIQGLTVTEVKGFGRQKGHAELYRGAEYSVNFLPKVKIDIAIADDQLDEVIDVISKAAYTGKIGDGKIFVAELQRVIRIRTGETDEAAL
- the amtB gene encoding ammonium transporter AmtB, with translation MKKLSFLSGLGTAAMLPACAMADTAAPVIDKADNAFMMICTALVLFMTIPGIALFYGGLIRSKNVLSVLSQVIVAFALVCLLWVTYGYSVAFSSGNAFFGGLSNFMLNGIDINSQSGTFYQYIHVAFQGSFACITVALVIGALAERIRFSAALIFVVLWLTLSYLPMTHMVWGGGYLAADGALDFAGGTVVHINAAVAGLVGAILLGKRVGFGKEAFKPHNLPMVCIGTAILYIGWFGFNAGSASSANNIAGLAFLTTVIATAAAILAWVVGEWVLRGKPSLLGACSGCIAGLVAITPAAGTVGVGGAMVIGFAGGFAGLWGVTVLKRWLRVDDPCDVFGIHGVCGIVGCILTGVFTSSSLGGVGYAEGVTMARQVWVQLFSVIVSIVWSGVAAFIAFKVADMAVGLRVPEEQEREGLDVNSHGENAYNQ